One genomic window of Quercus lobata isolate SW786 chromosome 9, ValleyOak3.0 Primary Assembly, whole genome shotgun sequence includes the following:
- the LOC115959615 gene encoding BTB/POZ domain-containing protein At4g08455-like has protein sequence MQRCRHHRVARQYSSESESESESSSTSVSVSSECQRERMIATTMKCLSCQASYETRDSGTCKECYEEANETEEDRKREIEDLKAKVAFLRFWSPFDPQHLSRPNGPCFTDVVLVASSDDGSSSGPPIPVPAHKAVLISRSPVFKAMLENEMEESRSGTIKIGDVSYDALRAFVNYMYTAEACLDEQMAYDLLVLAEKYQVKHLKAYCEKFLVSKLNWENSMLSYAIAHQHNAKLMLDAALSVITDNMDKLTKREEYAELVEKDPRLIVEIYEAYLSKQVNTAAHKDSLMKS, from the exons ATGCAACGGTGCCGGCATCACAGAGTGGCGAGACAGTATTCATCGGAGAGCGAATCAGAGTCAGAATCATCATCAACCTCAGTCTCGGTCTCAAGCGAGTGTCAAAGGGAGAGGATGATCGCGACGACGATGAAGTGCCTGTCGTGCCAAGCGTCGTACGAGACACGTGACTCCGGCACGTGCAAAGAGTGCTACGAAGAGGCCAACGAGACCGAGGAGGATCGCAAGAGAGAGATCGAAGACTTGAAAGCCAAAGTCGCTTTTCTCAGGTTCTGGTCTCCCTTCGATCCCCAACACCTCTCTAGGCCCAATGGGCCTTGCTTCACCGACGTCGTTCTCGTTGCTTCCTCCGACGATGGCTCCTCTTCTGGGCCCCCCATCCCCGTCCCGGCCCATAAGGCCGTACTG ATAAGCCGTTCCCCAGTGTTCAAAGCGATGCTTGAGAATGAGATGGAAGAAAGCCGGAGTGGTACCATCAAGATTGGTGATGTATCGTATGATGCCTTACGCGCCTTTGTCAACTATATGTACACTGCTGAAGCATGCCTTGATGAGCAAATGGCTTATGACCTTTTAGTATTGGCTGAAAAATACCAGGTAAAGCATCTCAAGGCTTATTGTGAGAAGTTCTTGGTGTCGAAACTGAACTGGGAGAATTCAATGCTGAGCTATGCCATAGCACACCAGCACAATGCCAAGCTTATGCTTGATGCAGCTTTGTCAGTGATCACAGACAACATGGATAAGCTTACTAAACGGGAAGAGTATGCCGAGCTGGTGGAGAAGGATCCTCGGCTAATAGTGGAAATCTATGAAGCTTATCTCTCCAAACAGGTTAATACTGCTGCCCACAAGGATTCTTTGATGAAGTCATAG
- the LOC115959422 gene encoding aspartic proteinase CDR1-like, with the protein MASLHSLLSFAALATTFSVVFLCSFSLIEASNGGFSVDLIHRDSPNSPFYDPSETPSQRIVKALRRSINRVNHFKPTSSLSTNAAQADIISNRGEYLLKYSVGTPPVQILGIADTGSDLIWLQCKPCNDCYKQTAPLFDPTRSRTYKEVSCSSSQCQSLKGTSCSGSDDSSCSYSVSYGDHSFSNGDLAVDTLTLGSTTSRPVPLPKTIIGCGHNNGGTFNANGSGIVGLGGGAVSLVSQLDSSIDGKFSYCLIPLTSQGDTTSKLNFGSNAVVSGSGAVSTPIVPKDIDTFYYLTLEAISVGRNRIELTKPSQSGDSAEGNIIIDSGTTLTILPSDLYPDFESAVKAEIDLAPTEDPSGVLSLCYESSSDDFSGPSITAHFTGADVNLSSSTTFIRVDEQVVCLAFVAASDEPGSISIFGNLAQANVLVGYDVVKRTVSFKPTDCTKL; encoded by the coding sequence ATGGCATCTCTTCATTCACTTCTCTCATTCGCTGCATTGGCAACTACATTCTCTGTTGTTTTTCTTTGTAGCTTCTCTCTTATTGAGGCTTCCAATGGGGGCTTTAGTGTGGATCTAATCCACCGTGACTCTCCAAACTCTCCCTTCTATGACCCTTCAGAAACTCCTTCACAGCGCATAGTCAAGGCTTTGCGTCGTTCCATTAACCGTGTCAATCATTTTAAGCCAACTTCTTCACTCTCTACCAATGCAGCTCAAGCAGATATAATCTCAAATCGAGGTGAATACCTCTTGAAATACTCTGTTGGTACACCACCAGTCCAAATCCTAGGCATTGCTGATACTGGTAGTGATTTGATTTGGCTACAGTGCAAGCCTTGCAATGACTGCTACAAGCAAACAGCTCCACTTTTTGATCCTACAAGGTCAAGAACGTACAAAGAAGTTTCATGCTCTTCATCCCAATGTCAGTCTCTAAAAGGAACCTCATGCTCAGGCAGCGATGATTCAAGTTGCTCATACTCCGTTTCTTATGGCGATCATTCTTTCTCAAATGGAGACCTTGCTGTTGACACTCTCACTCTGGGATCAACTACAAGCCGTCCTGTGCCTCTCCCTAAAACTATCATAGGGTGTGGACACAATAACGGTGGAACCTTCAATGCAAACGGTTCTGGGATTGTTGGCCTTGGAGGTGGCGCGGTTTCTCTTGTTTCCCAATTGGATTCTTCAATTGATGGCAAATTCTCCTACTGCTTGATTCCATTAACTTCCCAAGGCGATACCACAAGCAAATTGAATTTCGGTAGTAATGCCGTGGTTTCGGGTTCTGGAGCCGTGTCTACTCCCATAGTCCCCAAAGATATTGACACCTTCTACTACCTAACACTCGAAGCAATTAGTGTAGGCAGAAACAGAATCGAATTGACCAAGCCTTCCCAATCCGGAGATTCAGCAGAGGGCAATATTATCATTGATTCAGGCACAACATTGACAATATTGCCATCAGACTTGTACCCCGATTTTGAATCAGCAGTAAAAGCCGAAATTGATTTAGCACCTACTGAAGACCCGAGTGGAGTTCTAAGCCTTTGCTACGAGTCATCATCAGATGATTTTAGCGGTCCAAGTATCACAGCTCATTTCACCGGTGCAGATGTGAATCTGAGTTCGAGCACTACCTTCATCAGAGTAGATGAGCAAGTTGTGTGCTTGGCTTTCGTTGCTGCATCAGATGAACCAGGGTCAATCTCCATTTTCGGTAACTTGGCCCAAGCCAACGTGTTGGTAGGCTATGACGTTGTGAAGAGAACTGTGTCTTTCAAGCCAACGGATTGCACAAAGCTTTAA